The following are encoded together in the Cicer arietinum cultivar CDC Frontier isolate Library 1 chromosome 2, Cicar.CDCFrontier_v2.0, whole genome shotgun sequence genome:
- the LOC101515726 gene encoding UBP1-associated protein 2B-like, which yields MAKKRKLRSSDPEPTKQPEPEPQQQDVIEPEPTSDQNENHQNMAVDEEIAPIQEDQPQIEEEAEPEGEEEHQQQEENETLENQQNAGEVSEQVETVETNGADDSNNNEEEEDLDLEEEPVEKLLEPFTKEQLHALVKQSIEKYPDLAENVRQLADVDPAHRKIFVHGLGWDATAETLTTVFSKYGEIEDCKAVTDKLSGKSKGYAFILFKHRTGCRRALKQPQKKIGNRTTSCQLASAGPVPAPPPNGPPVSEYTQRKIFVSNVSSDIDPQKLLEFFKQFGEVEDGPLGIDKMTGRPKGFALFVYKTVESAKKALEEANKTFEGHTLYCQKAVDGPKGYKGYHNQQPQHQQHHSHHSHHSHHQPHYNSRKDKNKYSSGGGPSHGGAGHLMAPPGPAVGGYNPGVPAQGLNPALGQALSALLANQGAGLGLGNLLGGLGGAPVNQAGPPPAAYGNQAAMGYGNQPGLQPQYQNPQMGQSSGVRPHPGPGAPYMGH from the coding sequence GAAAGCTTCGATCCTCCGACCCCGAACCTACCAAACAACCCGAACCCGAACCACAACAACAAGACGTAATCGAACCCGAACCAACATCAGACCAAAACGAAAACCACCAAAACATGGCCGTCGATGAAGAAATCGCTCCGATACAAGAAGATCAACCTCAAATCGAAGAAGAAGCAGAAccagaaggagaagaagaacaCCAACAGCAAGAAGAAAACGAAACCCTTGAAAACCAACAAAACGCAGGCGAAGTTTCGGAGCAGGTTGAAACAGTGGAAACTAACGGCGCTGATGATTCCAACAAcaacgaagaagaagaagatctCGATTTGGAAGAAGAGCCTGTTGAGAAGCTTCTGGAACCTTTCACGAAGGAGCAGTTACACGCTCTCGTGAAACAATCCATTGAGAAGTATCCAGATCTAGCGGAAAACGTTCGTCAGCTAGCTGATGTTGACCCTGCTCACCGGAAAATCTTCGTTCACGGCCTTGGCTGGGACGCCACCGCCGAAACCCTAACTACCGTGTTTTCGAAATACGGCGAAATCGAAGATTGCAAGGCTGTTACCGACAAATTATCTGGAAAATCTAAGGGCTATGCTTTTATATTGTTTAAGCATAGGACAGGTTGTCGTAGGGCACTGAAACAGCCACAGAAGAAGATCGGTAACCGAACAACATCGTGTCAGTTGGCATCTGCTGGACCTGTTCCGGCGCCTCCCCCGAATGGTCCTCCGGTCTCTGAATACACTCAAAGGAAGATATTTGTAAGCAATGTGAGTTCTGATATTGATCCTCAGAAGTTGCTTGAGTTTTTTAAGCAGTTTGGAGAGGTTGAAGATGGTCCATTGGGTATCGATAAGATGACTGGTAGGCCGAAGGGTTTCGCGCTTTTTGTATACAAAACTGTTGAGAGTGCAAAAAAGGCTTTGGAAGAGGCAAACAAGACTTTTGAGGGACACACTTTGTATTGTCAGAAAGCTGTTGATGGTCCTAAGGGATACAAAGGTTATCATAACCAGCAACCACAGCATCAACAACATCATTCTCATCATTCTCACCACTCTCATCATCAGCCTCACTACAATTCGAGAAAAGATAAGAACAAGTATTCCTCTGGTGGTGGGCCATCACATGGTGGTGCTGGTCACTTGATGGCTCCtccaggtcctgctgttggagGTTACAATCCTGGAGTTCCGGCTCAGGGATTGAATCCAGCGCTTGGACAGGCGTTATCTGCTTTGCTTGCTAATCAAGGAGCTGGTTTGGGGCTTGGCAATTTGCTTGGAGGTCTTGGTGGTGCACCGGTGAATCAAGCTGGACCACCTCCTGCTGCATATGGTAATCAAGCTGCTATGGGATATGGGAACCAGCCGGGGTTGCAACCGCAGTATCAGAATCCTCAGATGGGGCAGAGCAGTGGTGTTAGACCTCACCCTGGTCCTGGCGCTCCTTATATGGGTCATTAG